In a genomic window of Bombina bombina isolate aBomBom1 chromosome 10, aBomBom1.pri, whole genome shotgun sequence:
- the LOC128640748 gene encoding MAP/microtubule affinity-regulating kinase 4-like has translation MNSSVERPRRCIGDYHLLKTLGKGAFGEVRLAKHDKTGREVAIKVIKKKSMDHAHLQILLQEAKIMKRLNHPNIVQLYKVINTRTTLYLVLEYASGGDLYHHLVKHGRMEENKARVLFCQLLAAVHHCHQKSVVHHDIKSLNILLDCEGNIKLSDFGLSDTFTVGKITNKFPGTLTHLPPEYYERREYVGPEVDIWALGVVFYEMVTCSLPFYSQNLSTMRMFVLQGNYDVPAYLSNECKILLSKLLVKNPERRCSLEPILNNQWISIGPQLDSNSAETDEKPTCSNKRAMSSPSMSGELDEYYSCCSQHNDDHDSDNIFVTAKSSPPIPDAAVPSDEDHEETSMSSPPRSTSRWRSFWKCFKGLFCCCCCCTK, from the coding sequence ATGAATAGCAGTGTTGAAAGACCCCGCAGATGTATAGGAGACTACCATCTCCTTAAAACACTTGGAAAAGGCGCCTTTGGTGAGGTGAGATTGGCTAAGCACGATAAGACTGGCAGAGAAGTTGCCATTAAGGTAATCAAGAAAAAGAGTATGGATCACGCTCATCTGCAAATACTTTTGCAAGAAGCTAAGATTATGAAGCGGTTGAATCACCCTAATATAGTTCAACTGTACAAGGTGATTAACACCAGGACCACTCTTTACCTTGTATTGGAATATGCCAGCGGAGGAGATCTTTACCATCACTTAGTAAAACATGGGCGCATGGAAGAGAATAAAGCACGTGTCCTATTTTGTCAACTATTGGCAGCAGTTCATCACTGTCATCAAAAATCTGTTGTTCACCATGACATAAAGTCTTTGAACATTCTTCTAGACTGTGAAGGGAATATAAAGCTTTCTGATTTTGGACTAAGTGATACATTCACTGtagggaaaattacaaataaaTTCCCAGGAACACTAACTCACCTGCCTCCAGAATATTATGAACGTAGGGAGTATGTagggccagaagtggacatttgGGCCCTTGGTGTGGTGTTCTATGAAATGGTCACTTGTTCTCTGCCATTTTATAGCCAAAATCTGAGTACAATGAGAATGtttgtacttcagggaaactatgatGTTCCAGCCTACCTATCTAACGAATGCAAGATCTTACTCAGCAAACTCCTTGTTAAAAACCCAGAGAGAAGGTGTTCGTTGGAGCCAATCCTGAATAATCAGTGGATTAGCATAGGACCTCAGTTGGATAGCAACTCTGCAGAGACCGACGAAAAACCCACATGCAGCAACAAAAGAGCTATGTCATCCCCATCTATGAGTGGTGAACTTGACGAATATTACAGCTGCTGTTCTCAGCATAATGATGATCATGATAGTGACAATATCTTTGTAACAGCTAAATCAAGCCCTCCCATTCCTGATGCTGCAGTACCATCGGATGAAGACCATGAAGAGACCTCTATGTCTTCACCTCCTAGAAGTACAAGCAGATGGCGCTCCTTTTGGAAGTGCTTTAAGGGACTTTTTTGCTGTTGCTGCTGCTGCACCAAATAG